One region of Vairimorpha necatrix chromosome 10, complete sequence genomic DNA includes:
- a CDS encoding nuclear cap-binding protein subunit 2, which translates to MWPLEKYYKPATPVSYYKEKTFTGSDDEYLKLMNESSTVYINNIDPSIDESRIWELALLFGDVKRVIMGINRNYLTFCGFCFVEFYNKEDALKCKMWADRLKFEKKCLSVDKDYGFKEGRQYGRGVFGGKMKDDNAKKRRYYNN; encoded by the coding sequence ATGTGGCctcttgaaaaatattataaaccTGCTACTCCTGTCTCCTACTACAAAGAGAAAACATTCACAGGCTCAGACGACGAATATCTAAAACTTATGAATGAATCAAGCACTgtctatataaataatatcgACCCGTCTATAGACGAGTCGCGTATTTGGGAACTGGCTTTACTATTCGGAGATGTAAAAAGAGTTATAATGGGAATAAACAGGAACTACTTGACTTTTTGTGGATTCTGTTTTGTagaattttacaataaagaaGACGCTTTGAAATGTAAAATGTGGGCTGACAGGCTTAAATTTGAGAAAAAGTGTCTTAGTGTTGACAAAGATTATGGATTTAAAGAAGGACGTCAATATGGAAGAGGAGTGTTTGGAGGTAAAATGAAAGATGATAATgctaaaaaaagaagatattacaataattaa
- a CDS encoding nucleolin-like protein — translation MKKPVKKVERKESIRASAVKKVDNKKNKKDEKETPKKVVKGDNKKKVTSKKEIKKEDSDSSSEETKKVVPTKKQEKKVSSDEETKKVDSSKKVEDDSSSDESDSSSEEVKKVSTNKKEESSEDSDSSSEREVENKIPVKKEEINAASKKTATPSKKQDSSSEDSDSSSESIKSKKTPVKKEETNAASKNTVTPSKKQDSSSEDSDSSSESIKSKKTPVKKEETNAASKNTVTPSKKQDSSSEDSDSSSEVKDDKNPEEKILTNKKDSSEGTDSSSIADKKKLKKEEEDSSSELEQQSSSVDEEALEDKELRVVFMKNIPFNLTEDELKKEIALIGKTVRISIPTTHDKERNKGFAFIEFVKESDAKKCLKLNDQELFGRKIIVNIANKTERKKKFTLKVNNLPYKCSKQDLLDFLESYGNISGCHIPMEDDRTKGFAFVFVEDEETFKKILNKKLLFKDRTLFVKDADEQQNGNTNFDMRKRKNNDNKKERSFDNKKERSFDNKKERSFDNKKERSFDNKKHRSSNKDFENKRQKFGDNKKSNDQKNRKVFDSDSE, via the coding sequence atgaagaaaccAGTAAAAAAAGTTGAAAGAAAAGAAAGTATTAGAGCATCAGCAGTAAAAAAAgttgataataaaaaaaataagaaagatGAAAAAGAAACTCCGAAGAAAGTAGTAAAAGGAGATAATAAGAAGAAAGTGACtagtaaaaaagaaataaagaaagaagATAGTGATTCATCGAGCGAAGAGACAAAGAAAGTTGTGCCtactaaaaaacaagaGAAAAAAGTGTCATCAGATGAAGAAACCAAGAAAGTTGACTCTAGTAAAAAAGTAGAAGATGACTCTTCAAGTGACGAATCTGACTCATCTAGTGAAGAAGTCAAGAAAGTATCAACtaacaaaaaagaagaatCAAGTGAAGATTCTGACTCATCAAGTGAGAGAGAAGTAGAGAACAAAATACCAGtcaaaaaagaagaaataaatgcAGCAAGTAAAAAGACAGCCACGCCCAGTAAAAAGCAAGATTCTTCAAGTGAAGATTCTGACTCGTCGAGTGAAAGTATAAAGAGTAAGAAAACACCAGtcaaaaaagaagaaacaAATGCAGCAAGCAAAAATACAGTCACGCCCagtaaaaaacaagattCTTCAAGTGAAGATTCTGACTCGTCGAGTGAAAGTATAAAGAGTAAGAAAACACCAGtcaaaaaagaagaaacaAATGCAGCAAGCAAAAATACAGTCACGCCCagtaaaaaacaagattCTTCAAGTGAAGATTCTGACTCGTCGAGTGAAGTTAAAGACGATAAAAACCccgaagaaaaaattttaaccaataaaaaagattcaAGCGAAGGAACAGACTCGTCAAGTATAGCcgacaaaaaaaaattaaaaaaggaaGAAGAAGACTCATCCAGTGAATTAGAACAACAATCTTCTAGCGTCGACGAAGAAGCTTTAGAAGACAAAGAATTAAGAGTAGTTTTCATGAAGAATATTCCTTTTAATCTTACAGAAGACGAGCTTAAGAAAGAAATCGCCTTAATAGGCAAGACAGTCAGAATTTCCATACCTACAACACATGacaaagaaagaaataaagGCTTCGCCTTTATTGAATTTGTCAAGGAATCTGATGCTAAGAAATGTCTCAAACTAAATGATCAAGAATTATTCGGTCGTAAAATTATTGTTAACATCGCTAATAAGacagaaagaaaaaagaagtttACTCTAAAAGTGAATAATTTGCCGTATAAATGTAGTAAACAAGATTTATTAGATTTCTTAGAATCTTATGGTAACATAAGTGGCTGTCATATTCCCATGGAAGATGATAGAACTAAAGGATTTGCTTTTGTGTTTGTTGAAGATGAAGAGACATTTAAGAAGATTTTGAATAAGAAGTTGTTGTTTAAAGATAGGACATTGTTTGTTAAAGATGCTGATGAGCAACAAAATGGAAATACTAATTTTGATATgagaaaaagaaagaataaTGACAACAAGAAAGAGAGATCTTTTGATAACAAGAAGGAGAGATCTTTTGACAACAAGAAAGAGAGATCATTTGACAATAAGAAAGAGAGATCATTTGACAATAAGAAACATCGTTCTAGtaataaagattttgaGAATAAGAGACAAAAATTCGgagataataaaaaatctaatgatcaaaaaaatagaaaagtATTTGATAGCGACAGTGAATAA